One Podarcis raffonei isolate rPodRaf1 chromosome 3, rPodRaf1.pri, whole genome shotgun sequence genomic region harbors:
- the SLC22A3 gene encoding solute carrier family 22 member 3 encodes MPSFEEFLKEAGEFGRFQKRVFLLLCQTGITFSFLFVGVVFLGRDPEQYWCRVPYASKLRKQCGWTFEEEYNVTIRASSLVNDSSQCKKYDMEWHNTSSSCTNPLSHLTSNSLSNVSLTTCRRDGWLYKEPHSTIASEYNLVCEDRWLIDMTQSLLNLGFLVGGFYLGYASDRYGRINIYLISSFGAGLCGLIVAFAPNIVVFSIFRFLQGVFGKGTWMTSFVIVTEIVGSDQRRIVGIVIQIFFTLGVVILPGIAYLIPTWREIQLATTLPNFLFLLYYWAVPESPRWLLTRKKGEKALKIIQSIAKDNGKCLPPHYTEISLSDKEVSNPSLLELVRTPQMRKFTLILMYAWFTSAVVYQGLVLRLGIIEGNLYLEFFVSALMELPSALLILLTIDRIGRRPLFATSAFVAGAACLMTAFLPKDIPWLSTSCAILARLGITITFELVYLVNSELYPTIFRNFGVSLCSGLCDIGGILAPFLLYRLAAYWSELPLIVYCILSILCGLLVTFLPETKGLPLPETVEDVEQLPNACTAIYPFSRRCGKQKHQISSTYV; translated from the exons ATGCCGTCTTTTGAAGAGTTTCTAAAAGAGGCTGGggaatttggaaggtttcaaaagcgggtcttcctcctcctttgccaGACTGGTATAACCTTTTCCTTCTTATTTGTTGGTGTTGTGTTCCTTGGCCGGGACCCAGAGCAATATTGGTGTAGGGTTCCTTATGCATCTAAATTAAGGAAGCAATGTGGATGGACATTTGAAGAGGAGTACAACGTTACCATTCGAGCTTCAAGTCTGGTGAATGATTCTTCCCAGTGCAAGAAGTATGACATGGAGTGGCATAACACCTCTTCTAGCTGCACCAACCCACTGTCTCATCTTACCAGCAACAGCTTGAGCAATGTGTCACTTACAACGTGCCGCCGGGATGGATGGCTCTACAAAGAACCTCATTCAACTATTGCCAGTGAG TACAACCTTGTTTGTGAGGACAGATGGCTAATAGATATGACACAGTCTCTCCTCAATCTCGGTTTTTTGGTTGGAGGATTTTACCTAGGCTACGCTTCAGACAG ATACGGCAGAATCAACATTTACCTCATTTCTTCCTTTGGGGCAGGACTATGTGGCCTCATAGTGGCTTTTGCACCAAATATTGTAGTATTTTCGATATTTCGCTTTCTACAAGGTGTATTTGGAAAGGGAACCTGGATGACAAGTTTTGTCATTG TGACAGAGATAGTTGGTTCAGATCAGCGAAGGATTGTTGGAATTGTAATTCAGATCTTTTTCACCCTTGGAGTTGTGATTCTTCCTGGAATTGCTTATCTCATTCCCACATGGCGAGAGATTCAGCTAGCTACGACACTCCCCAACTTCCTCTTCCTGTTGTATTACTG GGCAGTACCTGAATCTCCACGGTGGCTACTGACAcgtaaaaaaggagaaaaagcccTAAAGATCATTCAGTCCATCGCCAAAGACAATGGGAAATGTCTTCCACCACATTATACTGAG ATCAGTCTCTCCGACAAGGAGGTTAGCAACCCATCTCTCCTTGAACTGGTTAGAACTCCACAGATGAGAAAGTTCACTCTAATCCTGATGTATGCCTG gtTCACAAGTGCAGTGGTTTATCAAGGGCTTGTCTTGCGCCTGGGAATCATAGAAGGAAATCTGTATTTGGAGTTCTTTGTCTCAGCACTGATGGAGTTGCCTTCAGCTTTATTAATCTTATTGACAATTGACCGCATTGGCAGGCGCCCTCTCTTTGCAACAAGTGCCTTCGTGGCAGGTGCTGCGTGCTTAATGACCGCATTCTTGCCCAAAG ATATACCATGGCTAAGTACATCATGCGCCATCTTGGCAAGACTGGGGATCACCATAACTTTTGAGCTTGTCTATCTTGTGAATTCTGAATTGTATCCTACAATATTCAG AAACTTTGGTGTTTCGTTGTGCTCAGGACTGTGTGACATAGGGGGCATTTTAGCCCCATTTCTTCTATACCGGCTAGCAGCCTACTGGTCAGAGCTGCCTCTGATTGTTTATT GTATACTTTCCATTCTATGTGGGCTTCTGGTCACATTTTTACCGGAAACAAAGGGCCTTCCCTTACCGGAGACAGTCGAGGATGTGGAACAACTGCCAAATGCCTGCACTGCTATCTACCC TTTCAGCAGAAGGTGTGGGAAACAGAAACATCAGATTTCCAGCACATATGTTTGA